The proteins below come from a single Agrococcus beijingensis genomic window:
- a CDS encoding AzlD domain-containing protein, which produces MTLWHLILLASIAVLAIKLVGYAVPPRLFERPRPRRTLELLTVSLLAGLVAVQTLGAGAAVVLDARIPAVAVAAGLFAVRAPFIVAVLGAAVTAALLRAFAGFA; this is translated from the coding sequence GTGACCCTGTGGCACCTGATCCTGCTGGCGAGCATCGCGGTGCTCGCGATCAAGCTCGTCGGCTACGCCGTGCCGCCGCGGCTGTTCGAGCGCCCGCGGCCCAGGCGCACGCTCGAGCTGCTGACGGTGTCGCTGCTCGCGGGCCTCGTCGCCGTGCAGACGCTCGGGGCGGGCGCGGCGGTGGTGCTCGACGCGAGGATCCCCGCGGTGGCGGTCGCCGCGGGCCTGTTCGCGGTGCGCGCGCCGTTCATCGTCGCGGTGCTCGGGGCGGCCGTGACGGCTGCGCTGCTGCGCGCGTTCGCCGGGTTCGCGTGA
- a CDS encoding ABC transporter permease — protein MSSSSRTASPGPGRTVGPFGAPQRPDRKVGPFGALQRPDRTVGPFGAPQRPDRTVGPFGAPQRPDRTVGPFGAPPRPDRKVGPGGALQRPDRKVGPFGARQRQLARRPDGLDLVRVAAWLAVAAVVLLPFGSMILLAGTEHLATLVDGDVVEAGRNSLVSALASAAGAVLVGTALALVLERTDIPGRRALRLLALSPMLVPPFVGAIAWVGLAGPASPINRWWRERFGEPLWSVYGADGVIMLLIVHSYPIAMLIVTAALRRVPADLEQAARIAGASAPRALLTVTVPLLRGALLSSFTLTAVSNLADFGIPSILGTPERFTTLATLVYRYVQSGTVDDPLGVVATIGVVLLAVALLAVALDLTAGRRRVELDASASRAEPLPLGRWRRLVATLAWIVVLAITLLPLLALLEQSLLPAPGVPLTPDTITTASIERALTASGTIAGATTSLWLAGLAAVLCGGLGLVIGTLVTRTRARDNRALHTLAIMPQAIPGLVIAVAWLVIAPRLGLFNTPWLILAAYVTSFLALVVQSVHAPLSATPLTAEEAARASGASRMRALRDVSLRMAAPAAIGGAVLVALTAVRELTLSALLLSPGSQTLGVVIFGLQQGGGPNAAAALSLIVTVVGLAGLSLAVPKSRR, from the coding sequence ATGAGCTCTTCCAGTAGGACCGCCTCCCCGGGGCCCGGCCGCACGGTCGGGCCCTTCGGCGCGCCCCAGCGGCCCGACCGCAAGGTCGGGCCCTTCGGCGCGCTCCAGAGGCCCGACCGCACGGTCGGGCCCTTCGGCGCGCCCCAGCGGCCCGACCGCACGGTCGGGCCCTTCGGCGCGCCCCAGCGGCCCGACCGCACGGTCGGGCCCTTCGGCGCGCCCCCGCGGCCCGACCGCAAGGTCGGGCCCGGCGGCGCGCTCCAGAGGCCCGACCGCAAGGTCGGGCCCTTCGGCGCGCGCCAGCGGCAGCTCGCGCGCCGGCCAGACGGCCTCGACCTCGTGCGGGTCGCCGCCTGGCTGGCGGTCGCGGCTGTCGTGCTGCTGCCGTTCGGGTCGATGATCCTGCTCGCGGGCACCGAGCACCTGGCGACGCTCGTCGACGGCGACGTGGTCGAGGCGGGCCGCAACAGCCTGGTCTCTGCGCTCGCGTCGGCCGCGGGCGCCGTGCTGGTGGGCACCGCGCTGGCCCTCGTGCTCGAGCGCACCGACATCCCCGGGCGTCGCGCGCTGCGCCTGCTGGCCCTCAGCCCCATGCTCGTGCCGCCCTTCGTCGGCGCCATCGCGTGGGTGGGCCTCGCCGGCCCTGCGAGCCCGATCAACCGCTGGTGGCGGGAGCGCTTCGGCGAGCCGCTGTGGTCGGTGTACGGCGCCGACGGCGTCATCATGCTGCTGATCGTGCACTCGTACCCGATCGCCATGCTCATCGTCACGGCGGCGCTGCGCCGCGTGCCCGCCGACCTCGAGCAGGCGGCGCGCATCGCCGGGGCATCGGCGCCCCGCGCGCTGCTGACCGTCACGGTGCCGCTGCTGCGCGGCGCCCTGCTCTCGTCGTTCACGCTCACCGCGGTCTCGAACCTCGCCGACTTCGGCATCCCCTCGATCCTCGGCACGCCGGAGCGCTTCACCACGCTCGCCACCCTCGTCTACCGCTACGTGCAGTCGGGCACGGTCGACGACCCGCTGGGCGTCGTCGCGACGATCGGGGTCGTGCTGCTCGCTGTCGCGCTGCTCGCGGTCGCGCTCGACCTGACCGCCGGTCGCCGACGCGTCGAGCTCGATGCCTCCGCATCGCGCGCCGAGCCGCTGCCGCTGGGCCGCTGGCGCCGGCTCGTCGCGACCCTCGCCTGGATCGTCGTGCTGGCGATCACCCTGCTGCCGCTGCTGGCGCTGCTCGAGCAGTCGCTGCTGCCGGCCCCGGGCGTGCCGCTCACCCCCGACACCATCACGACGGCGTCGATCGAGCGCGCGCTCACGGCCAGCGGCACCATCGCGGGCGCGACCACCTCGCTCTGGCTCGCCGGCCTCGCCGCGGTGCTCTGCGGCGGCCTCGGGCTGGTCATCGGCACCCTCGTCACCCGCACCCGGGCGCGCGACAACCGCGCGCTGCACACGCTCGCGATCATGCCGCAGGCGATCCCGGGCCTCGTCATCGCCGTCGCCTGGCTCGTCATCGCGCCGCGCCTCGGCCTGTTCAACACGCCCTGGCTCATCCTCGCCGCCTACGTCACGTCGTTCCTGGCGCTCGTCGTGCAGTCGGTGCACGCGCCCCTGTCGGCCACCCCGCTCACCGCCGAGGAGGCGGCGCGCGCCTCGGGCGCGAGCCGGATGCGCGCCCTGCGCGACGTGTCGCTGCGCATGGCGGCGCCGGCCGCGATCGGCGGCGCCGTGCTCGTGGCGCTCACCGCGGTGCGCGAGCTCACCCTCTCGGCGCTGCTGCTCTCCCCCGGCAGCCAGACGCTGGGCGTCGTCATCTTCGGGCTGCAGCAGGGCGGCGGCCCGAACGCCGCGGCCGCGCTCTCGCTCATCGTCACCGTCGTCGGACTCGCAGGGCTCTCGCTGGCCGTGCCGAAGTCGCGGCGCTGA
- a CDS encoding DNA-3-methyladenine glycosylase I, protein MHLIVGDDGLARPAWAATDAMLRDYYDTEWGMPVRDETGLFERLSLEAFQSGLSWATILRKRPAFRAAFRHFEADAVARFDEADVVRLMADAGIVRNRRKIDATIQNARATVGLREQEGLAALIWSFQPTATPAPASYADVPTQSPESLALSKELKRRGFAHVGPTTMFALMEAVGIVDTHLLGSHRRGSSGVWAAESSTTGGRHGRGGHPEMKEREPCARS, encoded by the coding sequence ATGCACCTGATCGTGGGCGACGACGGCCTCGCCCGGCCCGCCTGGGCGGCGACCGACGCGATGCTGCGCGACTACTACGACACCGAGTGGGGCATGCCGGTGCGCGACGAGACGGGGCTGTTCGAGCGGCTCTCGCTCGAGGCCTTCCAGTCGGGGCTCTCGTGGGCGACGATCCTGCGCAAGCGCCCCGCGTTCCGCGCCGCCTTCCGGCACTTCGAGGCGGATGCGGTGGCCCGCTTCGACGAGGCGGACGTCGTCAGGCTGATGGCCGATGCCGGCATCGTGCGCAACCGCCGCAAGATCGACGCCACGATCCAGAACGCGCGGGCGACGGTGGGGCTGCGCGAGCAGGAGGGCCTCGCTGCGCTCATCTGGTCGTTCCAGCCCACGGCGACGCCGGCGCCCGCCTCGTACGCCGACGTGCCCACGCAGTCGCCGGAGTCGCTCGCGCTGTCGAAGGAGCTCAAGCGCCGCGGCTTCGCGCACGTGGGGCCGACGACGATGTTCGCGCTGATGGAGGCCGTCGGGATCGTCGACACCCACCTGCTCGGCTCGCACCGGCGGGGCTCCAGCGGCGTCTGGGCGGCCGAGTCCTCCACCACCGGGGGGCGGCACGGCCGAGGCGGGCATCCCGAGATGAAGGAGCGCGAGCCATGCGCCAGATCCTGA
- a CDS encoding glutamine amidotransferase-related protein, whose translation MRQILIVQSRPEDEVAEAELEAMLRFGRLDQARVQRVRLDRERPPIELDTVDAVLIGGGPANFSDEHGRPRAHAETITWLTDLATRVIRDDIPYLGACLGLGAVVHALGGRMVRGIAESVAPVELSLVGQDWLTDGLPRAFTAFGGHKEGIAEAPEGSTLLAVSAACVHMVRIGQHVVATQFHPELDADGLEQRIRVYRDHGYFSPEEVDDLIAAGRAAHVEHPQAILARFAERYGLQR comes from the coding sequence ATGCGCCAGATCCTGATCGTCCAGTCGCGACCGGAGGACGAGGTCGCCGAGGCCGAGCTCGAGGCGATGCTGCGCTTCGGGCGGCTCGACCAGGCGCGCGTCCAGCGCGTGCGGCTCGACCGCGAGCGCCCGCCGATCGAGCTCGACACCGTCGACGCCGTGCTCATCGGCGGCGGCCCGGCGAACTTCAGCGACGAGCACGGGCGGCCCCGCGCGCACGCCGAGACGATCACCTGGCTCACCGACCTCGCCACCCGAGTGATCCGCGACGACATCCCCTACCTGGGCGCGTGCCTCGGGCTGGGCGCGGTCGTGCACGCGCTCGGCGGGCGCATGGTGCGCGGCATCGCCGAGTCGGTGGCGCCGGTCGAGCTGAGCCTCGTCGGGCAGGACTGGCTGACCGACGGCCTGCCGAGGGCCTTCACCGCGTTCGGCGGCCACAAGGAGGGCATCGCCGAGGCGCCGGAGGGCTCGACGCTGCTGGCGGTCTCGGCCGCGTGCGTGCACATGGTGCGCATCGGGCAGCACGTGGTGGCGACCCAGTTCCATCCCGAGCTCGACGCTGACGGCCTCGAGCAGCGCATCCGCGTGTACCGCGATCACGGCTACTTCTCGCCCGAGGAGGTCGACGACCTGATCGCCGCGGGGCGCGCGGCGCACGTCGAGCATCCGCAGGCGATCCTCGCCCGCTTCGCCGAGCGCTACGGCCTGCAGCGCTGA
- a CDS encoding PKD domain-containing protein: protein MAAQAALAPGATNHPVTVGPTDPVHGFPTWYEDANGVRLEGCLQVEDPLCAIPADEVPDPFARTSWPDNFPLEHFYFLAGAELSVGGGAGRAVLTTGLEATFNTEAPVDGEQVTFGRVRIVVRDALPNTAYTFTHPYGVDTLTTDGTGSARLVEDVGIGAAGDFTGALRSRVGPFLTWTSGAPEGYIGDPDVLHDVTGSVWVDDSGAAQNYFRAVGGTDDVRTDLFSLSGRYATNAGLDAVAAVYNPTTGTIDVHATSQPGEALQVKSSSLWPTTPMASSGTEYYARVSYGSAERPQTVTVVNAGDVPVAEKVIDVTDAVTVSSATFTRTVDASGASSGVLTVIASSTDPLATLSGVGAFLTDAPPARVTVTSDGGGSDQAPVVSDGPAHAGLELHADVQVTPATAGTLGTDPVVFVAPGATVTLDGTGSLGDVAGYAWTTSGGVLATDTGSTTSFTAPAEADRSIVVTLTVSSSFGASATAQVTIVTQEPALVPSVAAAGPDQRALRGAVVTLDGSASVAATGHSWSLVSGPAVALSDATAVRPTFTMPDGDVVLRLTTTGADGTTSTDEVAVSVLRDVVTVTSARLDTRKSEWRIDGTVSIPSGNQVTVRAANGVVLGTAIPDAAGDWRLRTTNTARGSTVIVTTRLGALEVTANVTVR from the coding sequence GTGGCGGCACAGGCGGCTCTGGCGCCCGGCGCCACCAACCATCCCGTCACGGTGGGCCCGACCGACCCGGTCCATGGGTTCCCCACCTGGTACGAGGACGCGAACGGCGTCCGGCTGGAGGGCTGCCTGCAGGTGGAGGATCCGCTCTGCGCGATCCCCGCCGACGAAGTCCCGGACCCCTTCGCACGCACCTCCTGGCCGGACAACTTCCCCCTGGAGCACTTCTACTTCCTCGCCGGAGCCGAGCTGTCGGTCGGCGGAGGCGCGGGCCGAGCCGTGCTCACCACGGGGCTCGAGGCGACGTTCAACACCGAAGCGCCGGTCGACGGCGAGCAGGTCACCTTCGGACGCGTCCGCATCGTCGTGCGCGACGCCCTGCCCAACACCGCGTACACCTTCACGCACCCCTACGGCGTCGACACCCTGACCACCGACGGGACGGGCTCCGCCCGCCTCGTCGAGGACGTCGGCATCGGCGCTGCCGGCGACTTCACCGGTGCGCTGCGGAGCCGCGTCGGCCCGTTCCTGACCTGGACGAGCGGCGCACCCGAGGGCTACATCGGTGACCCGGATGTGCTGCACGACGTCACGGGCAGCGTCTGGGTCGACGACAGCGGCGCGGCCCAGAACTACTTCCGCGCCGTCGGCGGCACCGATGACGTGAGGACGGACCTGTTCAGCCTGTCGGGCCGGTACGCCACCAATGCCGGGCTCGACGCCGTCGCCGCCGTCTACAACCCGACCACCGGCACGATCGACGTGCACGCGACCTCGCAGCCCGGCGAAGCCCTCCAGGTCAAGAGCAGCTCGCTCTGGCCGACCACCCCCATGGCGTCGAGCGGCACCGAGTACTACGCCCGGGTGTCGTACGGTTCGGCGGAGCGGCCGCAGACCGTGACCGTCGTCAACGCCGGCGATGTGCCGGTGGCCGAGAAGGTCATCGACGTCACCGACGCGGTCACCGTGTCGAGCGCCACCTTCACGCGCACCGTGGACGCTTCGGGAGCGAGCAGCGGCGTCCTCACGGTCATCGCGAGCTCGACGGATCCGCTGGCGACGCTCAGCGGGGTCGGCGCGTTCCTGACCGACGCACCGCCGGCCCGCGTCACCGTGACCTCGGACGGCGGCGGTTCGGACCAGGCCCCCGTGGTGTCGGACGGCCCTGCCCACGCGGGACTCGAGCTGCACGCCGACGTCCAGGTCACTCCGGCGACCGCGGGGACCCTGGGCACTGACCCGGTCGTGTTCGTCGCGCCGGGTGCCACCGTCACCCTGGACGGCACCGGTTCGCTGGGCGACGTGGCGGGCTACGCCTGGACGACGTCCGGCGGTGTCCTCGCCACGGACACAGGCTCGACGACGAGCTTCACCGCACCCGCCGAAGCCGACCGGTCGATCGTGGTGACCCTCACGGTCTCCAGCTCGTTCGGAGCCTCCGCCACGGCGCAGGTGACCATCGTCACGCAGGAGCCGGCACTGGTTCCCTCGGTCGCCGCCGCGGGGCCCGACCAGCGGGCGCTGCGGGGAGCGGTCGTGACGCTCGACGGGTCGGCGTCCGTCGCTGCCACGGGCCACAGCTGGAGCCTGGTCTCCGGTCCTGCGGTCGCGCTGAGCGATGCCACGGCCGTGCGCCCGACGTTCACCATGCCCGACGGCGACGTCGTGCTGCGCCTCACCACCACCGGCGCCGACGGGACGACCTCCACGGACGAGGTGGCGGTCTCCGTCCTGCGCGACGTGGTGACCGTCACCTCCGCGAGGCTCGACACGCGCAAGTCGGAATGGCGGATCGACGGGACGGTCAGCATCCCGTCGGGCAACCAGGTGACGGTGCGGGCCGCGAACGGCGTGGTGCTCGGCACGGCCATCCCGGACGCCGCCGGTGACTGGCGGCTGCGCACCACCAACACCGCCAGGGGCAGCACGGTGATCGTCACCACCAGGCTCGGCGCCCTCGAGGTCACGGCCAACGTGACCGTGCGGTAG
- a CDS encoding AzlC family ABC transporter permease, producing the protein MRADAEATGQTDAVRRAWRAGVSVTVATSAYGLSFGALSIASGLDLWQTMVLSALMFSGGSQFAFIGVIAAGGGIAGVASAAMLGLRNALYGMSMRRVVQPRGALLPLAAHVTIDESTAVALAQTEPRAQRTGFWVTGVGIYLGWNLATLAGALLGDLLGDPKQWGLDAAAAAAFVGLLWPRLKARQAIAVAAGSAVVATALLPVLPAGMPVIVAAAVGVLVGLTNWLGPKHESRLPDPGGQPHPKGQHA; encoded by the coding sequence GTGCGAGCTGATGCAGAGGCCACAGGGCAGACGGATGCGGTCCGTCGCGCCTGGCGGGCGGGCGTCAGCGTGACGGTGGCCACCAGCGCCTACGGACTCTCGTTCGGGGCGCTCTCGATCGCGTCGGGCCTCGACCTCTGGCAGACCATGGTGCTGAGCGCCCTGATGTTCTCGGGCGGCTCGCAGTTCGCCTTCATCGGCGTGATCGCCGCGGGCGGCGGCATCGCCGGCGTCGCCAGCGCGGCCATGCTGGGGCTGCGCAACGCGCTCTACGGCATGAGCATGCGGCGCGTGGTGCAGCCGCGCGGGGCGCTGCTGCCGCTGGCCGCTCACGTGACCATCGACGAGTCGACCGCCGTCGCGCTCGCGCAGACCGAGCCTCGCGCGCAGCGCACGGGGTTCTGGGTGACGGGCGTCGGCATCTACCTGGGCTGGAACCTCGCGACCCTCGCCGGCGCGCTGCTGGGCGACCTGCTCGGCGACCCGAAGCAGTGGGGGCTCGACGCGGCAGCTGCCGCCGCGTTCGTCGGCCTGCTGTGGCCGCGGCTCAAGGCGCGGCAGGCGATCGCGGTGGCCGCCGGCAGCGCCGTCGTGGCGACCGCGCTGCTGCCGGTGCTGCCGGCCGGCATGCCGGTGATCGTGGCGGCAGCGGTGGGCGTGCTCGTGGGCCTGACGAACTGGCTCGGCCCGAAGCACGAGTCGCGCCTGCCCGATCCCGGTGGGCAGCCGCATCCGAAGGGGCAGCACGCGTGA
- a CDS encoding MerR family transcriptional regulator: MGDGTHDADQGDTARDASMLFSDGLPQEPDAVGYRGAVAADAAGITYRQLDYWARTGLVEPTIRPAHGSGSQRLYSFRDILVLKLVKRLLDTGISLQQIRVAIQQLHEAGVRDLTQTTLISDGASVYLCTSNDEVIDLLSNGQGVFGIAVGRVLREVESQLIELEGTPVDAQPLDELAARRARKSRTA, from the coding sequence ATGGGCGACGGCACCCACGATGCAGACCAGGGCGACACCGCCCGCGATGCGAGCATGCTCTTCAGCGACGGCCTCCCGCAGGAGCCCGACGCCGTCGGCTACCGCGGTGCGGTCGCCGCGGACGCGGCGGGCATCACCTACCGCCAGCTCGACTACTGGGCGCGCACCGGCCTCGTCGAGCCGACGATCCGCCCGGCGCACGGCTCGGGCAGCCAGCGCCTCTACTCCTTCCGCGACATCCTCGTCCTGAAGCTCGTCAAGCGACTGCTCGACACCGGCATCTCGCTGCAGCAGATCCGCGTCGCGATCCAGCAGCTGCACGAGGCGGGCGTCCGCGACCTCACGCAGACCACGCTCATCTCCGACGGCGCGTCGGTCTACCTCTGCACCTCGAACGACGAGGTGATCGACCTGCTGAGCAACGGCCAGGGCGTGTTCGGCATCGCCGTCGGGCGCGTGCTGCGCGAGGTCGAGTCGCAGCTCATCGAGCTCGAGGGCACGCCGGTCGACGCGCAGCCCCTCGACGAGCTCGCCGCCCGCCGCGCGCGCAAGAGCCGCACGGCCTGA
- a CDS encoding FHA domain-containing protein: MTEHDGPDAESTQSWGDDYRAQLASMLSGTSPEDREAVASLPSGSAILVVRRGPNVGARFLLDQDSTIAGRHPDADIFLDDVTVSRRHAEFQRSGTSFELRDLGSLNGTYFEGERVDHVALQDGAEVQVGKFRLTFYRSRLDLEPRQ; the protein is encoded by the coding sequence ATGACCGAGCACGACGGCCCCGACGCCGAGAGCACGCAGTCGTGGGGTGACGACTACCGTGCCCAGCTCGCGTCGATGCTCTCGGGCACGAGCCCCGAGGACCGCGAGGCGGTCGCCTCGCTGCCGTCGGGCTCGGCGATCCTCGTCGTGCGCCGCGGCCCGAACGTGGGCGCGCGCTTCCTGCTCGACCAGGACTCCACCATCGCCGGCCGCCACCCCGACGCCGACATCTTCCTCGACGACGTCACCGTCTCGCGCCGCCATGCAGAGTTCCAGCGCTCGGGCACGTCGTTCGAGCTGCGCGACCTCGGCTCGCTGAACGGCACGTACTTCGAAGGCGAGCGCGTCGACCACGTGGCGCTCCAGGACGGCGCGGAGGTGCAGGTCGGCAAGTTCCGCCTCACCTTCTACCGCTCACGGCTCGACCTCGAGCCACGGCAGTGA
- a CDS encoding MerR family transcriptional regulator, with amino-acid sequence MSAQAQPARKAAALLSIGQVLAKLGPEFPDLSPSKLRFLEDQGLISPQRTASGYRKFDAADLERLRYILTLQRDHYLPLKVILGHLDDIDAGRSPQIPGANVRVEAPSILGAERRLTRAELQAESGATKQLLADALSAQLVPGAEPFGEAALHAMRALVELQRFGIEPRHLRGMRQSAQREAALIESALTPIRGRRETGSQAKAAEAARDLAGQIQAVRDLLTRDALGA; translated from the coding sequence GTGAGCGCCCAGGCCCAGCCCGCGCGCAAGGCCGCCGCGCTCCTGTCGATCGGGCAGGTGCTCGCGAAGCTCGGCCCGGAGTTCCCCGACCTGTCGCCGTCGAAGCTGCGCTTCCTCGAGGACCAGGGGCTCATCTCGCCCCAGCGCACCGCCTCCGGCTACCGCAAGTTCGACGCCGCCGACCTCGAGCGGCTGCGCTACATCCTCACGCTGCAGCGCGACCACTACCTGCCGCTGAAGGTCATCCTCGGTCACCTCGACGACATCGATGCGGGCCGGTCGCCGCAGATCCCTGGCGCCAACGTGCGCGTCGAGGCGCCGTCGATCCTGGGGGCGGAGCGCCGGCTGACGCGCGCCGAGCTGCAGGCCGAGTCGGGCGCCACGAAGCAGCTGCTCGCCGATGCGCTGTCGGCGCAGCTGGTGCCGGGCGCCGAGCCGTTCGGCGAGGCGGCGCTGCACGCCATGCGCGCGCTCGTCGAGCTGCAGCGGTTCGGCATCGAGCCGCGGCACCTGCGCGGCATGCGCCAGTCGGCGCAGCGCGAGGCCGCACTGATCGAGTCGGCGCTGACGCCCATCCGCGGCCGGCGCGAGACGGGCAGCCAGGCGAAGGCGGCCGAGGCGGCACGCGACCTGGCCGGTCAGATCCAGGCGGTCCGCGACCTCCTGACCCGCGACGCGCTCGGCGCGTAG
- a CDS encoding ABC transporter substrate-binding protein, with protein MHRKTSALAALAASALVLAGCSQADAGPAATESATADAAPASITLYTSEPQEKIDQIVAAFNERRPEITVEVFRAGTGDLNARIESERATGEVQADVLLAADAPTFEGFAADGLLLELDTADVDALDPAVVDPEGFYVGTRIIPTVIAYNTDVVDAPPASWQELTDPAYADRLVMPNPDVSGAAAFNAAVWLDEAELGEAWLTALAANEPVIVDSNGPTSQAIASGAQPVGVVVDYLVRDLAAAGSPIAVSYPSEGVPFVSQPAGVFASTDEADAAQAFVDFLVSVEGQTIAVEQAYLPVRGDVGTPEGAPAMSDIALLNPDLEVIAATKADAVATFNELFQ; from the coding sequence ATGCACCGCAAGACCAGCGCCCTCGCCGCGCTCGCCGCCAGCGCCCTCGTGCTCGCCGGCTGCAGCCAGGCCGACGCCGGCCCCGCCGCCACCGAGTCGGCGACTGCCGACGCGGCCCCCGCCAGCATCACCCTCTACACCTCGGAGCCGCAGGAGAAGATCGACCAGATCGTCGCAGCCTTCAACGAGCGGCGTCCCGAGATCACGGTCGAGGTCTTCCGCGCCGGCACCGGTGACCTGAACGCCCGCATCGAGTCGGAGCGCGCCACGGGCGAGGTGCAGGCCGACGTGCTGCTCGCCGCCGACGCTCCCACCTTCGAGGGCTTCGCCGCCGACGGCCTGCTGCTCGAGCTCGACACCGCCGACGTCGACGCGCTCGACCCCGCCGTCGTCGACCCCGAGGGCTTCTACGTGGGCACCCGGATCATCCCCACCGTCATCGCCTACAACACCGACGTCGTCGACGCCCCGCCCGCGTCGTGGCAGGAGCTGACCGACCCGGCGTACGCCGACCGGCTCGTGATGCCGAACCCGGACGTCTCGGGCGCCGCGGCCTTCAACGCGGCCGTCTGGCTCGACGAGGCCGAGCTGGGCGAGGCGTGGCTGACGGCGCTGGCGGCCAACGAGCCGGTCATCGTCGACAGCAACGGCCCCACGTCGCAGGCGATCGCCAGCGGCGCGCAGCCCGTCGGCGTGGTCGTCGACTACCTCGTGCGCGACCTCGCGGCCGCGGGCTCGCCCATCGCGGTCTCGTACCCGTCGGAGGGCGTGCCCTTCGTCAGCCAGCCCGCCGGCGTCTTCGCCAGCACCGACGAGGCCGACGCCGCGCAGGCGTTCGTCGACTTCCTGGTCAGCGTCGAGGGCCAGACGATCGCGGTCGAGCAGGCCTACCTGCCCGTGCGCGGCGACGTCGGCACGCCCGAGGGCGCACCGGCGATGAGCGACATCGCGCTCCTGAACCCCGACCTCGAGGTCATCGCCGCCACGAAGGCCGATGCGGTCGCGACCTTCAATGAGCTCTTCCAGTAG
- a CDS encoding ABC transporter ATP-binding protein produces MATVSLDHLDVRFPDGTVGLADVSLDVRDGEFVALVGPSGSGKTTLLRAVAGFLRPTGGTIAIGGEPMAGARTFVEPEHRGLGMVFQQHAVWPHWSVGRNVEYPLRMRRVPRAQRRQLAAEALERVGLAGFERRDPATLSGGQRQRVAIARALVGGPRVLLLDEALSALDEPLRDRLRLELQALTRSLGLTVIHVTHDRDEALALADRVVMLDGGRVQQIGTPEALVERPASPTVARFLSDATLVEGCNDAAGFAAFDHPLRLGADAVTGASGSVTIAVLPEAISIVPGDEATVTAALYRRDGSDVVLDWAGASVRCRTLGHRPSVGDRVGVVVERGIAYAHEDATDDAVDPDGALEPVSARG; encoded by the coding sequence ATGGCCACCGTCTCGCTCGACCACCTCGACGTGCGCTTCCCCGACGGCACCGTCGGCCTCGCCGACGTGTCGCTCGATGTGCGGGACGGCGAGTTCGTCGCGCTCGTCGGGCCCTCGGGCTCCGGCAAGACGACGCTGCTGCGCGCCGTCGCCGGCTTCCTGCGGCCGACCGGCGGCACCATCGCGATCGGCGGCGAGCCGATGGCGGGGGCGCGCACCTTCGTCGAGCCCGAGCACCGCGGCCTGGGCATGGTCTTCCAGCAGCACGCCGTCTGGCCCCATTGGAGCGTCGGCCGCAACGTCGAGTACCCGCTGCGCATGCGGCGGGTGCCGCGCGCGCAGCGCCGGCAGCTCGCGGCCGAGGCGCTCGAGCGCGTAGGCCTGGCGGGCTTCGAGCGCCGCGACCCCGCGACGCTCTCCGGGGGCCAGCGGCAGCGCGTCGCGATCGCGCGCGCCCTCGTCGGCGGCCCGCGGGTGCTGCTGCTCGACGAGGCGCTCTCGGCGCTCGACGAGCCCCTGCGCGACCGCCTGAGGCTCGAGCTGCAGGCGCTCACCCGCTCGCTCGGCCTCACCGTCATCCACGTCACCCACGATCGCGACGAGGCCCTCGCGCTCGCCGACCGCGTCGTGATGCTCGACGGCGGACGCGTCCAGCAGATCGGCACGCCCGAAGCGCTCGTGGAGCGGCCCGCCTCGCCGACGGTGGCGCGCTTCCTCTCCGATGCGACGCTCGTCGAGGGCTGCAACGACGCGGCGGGCTTCGCCGCCTTCGACCATCCCCTGCGCCTCGGGGCGGATGCGGTCACCGGCGCCAGCGGGTCGGTCACGATCGCGGTGCTCCCGGAGGCCATCTCGATCGTGCCCGGCGACGAGGCGACGGTCACGGCTGCGCTCTACCGCCGCGACGGCAGCGACGTCGTGCTCGACTGGGCCGGCGCGAGCGTGCGCTGCCGCACGCTCGGCCACCGGCCGAGCGTCGGCGACCGCGTCGGCGTGGTGGTCGAGCGCGGCATCGCGTATGCGCACGAGGACGCCACCGACGATGCCGTCGACCCCGACGGCGCGCTGGAGCCGGTCAGCGCGCGGGGCTGA